A genomic stretch from Solanum stenotomum isolate F172 chromosome 8, ASM1918654v1, whole genome shotgun sequence includes:
- the LOC125872833 gene encoding ATP synthase subunit d, mitochondrial, translated as MRGSVKKIADVTFKAGRTIDWEGMAKLLVTDEARKEFSNLRRAFDDVNSQLQTKFSQEPEPINWEYYRKGIGSRLVDMYKEAYDSIEIPKFVDTVTPQYKPKFDALLVELKEAEQKSLKESERLEKEVADVQELKKKLSTMTAEEYFEKHPELKKKFDDEIRNDYWGY; from the exons ATGCGCGGTTCAGTGAAGAAGATCGCCGACGTGACTTTCAAGGCCGGCAGGACTATTGATTGGGAAGGAATGGCCAAGCTTCTTGTCACCGATGAAGCTCGCAAGGAGTTCTCCAATCTCCGTCGCGCTTTCGATGATGTCAACTCCCAACTTCAGACCAAGTTCAGCCAG GAACCTGAACCTATCAACTGGGAGTATTACAGAAAAGGAATCGGTTCTCGCTTGGTAGACATGTACAAAGAGGCCTATGACA GCATTGAGATCCCCAAGTTTGTGGATACGGTGACTCCTCAATATAAACCCAAATTTGACGCCTTG TTGGTGGAGCTGAAAGAAGCGGAGCAGAAATCTCTGAAGGAATCTGAAAGATTAGAAAAAGAAGTTGCAGACGTGCAAGAGTTGAAG AAAAAACTTAGTACTATGACAGCTGAAGAATACTTTGAGAAGCATCCTGAGCTGAAGAAGAAGTTTGATGATGAAATTCGAAATGATTACTGGGGCTATTAG